The Terriglobales bacterium genome segment GCAAATGGCAGAACAGGTTCAGTACTACGGGACGGGACGGCGGAAATCGAGCGTGGCTCGGGTGTATCTGCGTCCCGGTGACGGCCAGTTCACGGTGAATGGCCGCGCCTTCAACGAATATTTCGTCACCGACGCCCAGCGCAGCCAGGCTAAGCAGCCCCTGGTGCTGAGCGAGACCGCGGGCACCTTCAACGTGGTGGCCAACGTCTCCGGCGGGGGCGTGAACGGCCAGGCCGGCGCGCTGAAGCTGGGGGTGGCACGGGCCCTGCTCGTGTTCAACGCTGAGCTGCGCAAGAAGCTGAAGGCCGAGGGCTTCCTCTCCCGCGACTCGCGCGCCAAGGAGCGCAAGAAGTACGGGCAGAAGGGCGCTCGCAAGCGCTTCCAGTTCAGCAAGCGGTAACCGCGGTTTCACATCTTCCCGCACCCGGTTGGGAGCGGGTACGGGACTAATCCGGAAGGGTTTTGGACCCAGGCCGGATGCAATCCGAATAAGGAGGTTGATTGGCGAACATCACCATGAAGGAGCTGCTCGAAGCGGGCGTCCACTTCGGGCACCAGACCAAGCGCTGGAACCCCAAGATGAAGGAGTTCATCTTCGGGGAGCGCAACGGGATCTACATCATCGATCTTCAGAAGACGCTGAAGATGTTCAAGGACGCGAGCAAGTACGTCCAGGACCTGGCGGCCGCGGGCAAGACCGTGCTCTTCGTGGGCACCAAGCGCCAGGCGCAGGACGCCATCGCCGAAGAGGCCACGCGCTGCGGCATGTTCTACATCAACCAGCGCTGGCTGGGCGGGCTGCTGACCAACTGGGTCACGGTGCAGAAGTCGGTGAAGCGGCTCAAGGAACTCGACGACATGGCCACCGACGGCCGCTACGAGCTGCTGCCCAAGAAGGAAGTCATCAAGCTGGAGCGCGAGCGCAAGCACCTGCAGGCCAACCTGGCCGGCATCAAGAACATGAACCGGCTGCCGGACGCGGTCTTCGTCATCGACTCCAACAAGGAGCAGATCGCGGTGCGCGAGGCGCGCAAGCTGGGCATCCCGGTGGTCGCGGTGGTCGACACGAATTGCGATCCCAGCGAAGTGGATTACGTGATCCCCGGCAACGACGACGCGCTGCGCGCCATCCGGCTGTTCGCCAGCAAGGTCGCCGAGTCGATCGTGGAAGGCGCCCAGGCCGCCACCGACAAGCAGGGGGCCGAGATCGCCGAGG includes the following:
- the rpsI gene encoding 30S ribosomal protein S9; the protein is MAEQVQYYGTGRRKSSVARVYLRPGDGQFTVNGRAFNEYFVTDAQRSQAKQPLVLSETAGTFNVVANVSGGGVNGQAGALKLGVARALLVFNAELRKKLKAEGFLSRDSRAKERKKYGQKGARKRFQFSKR
- the rpsB gene encoding 30S ribosomal protein S2, which encodes MANITMKELLEAGVHFGHQTKRWNPKMKEFIFGERNGIYIIDLQKTLKMFKDASKYVQDLAAAGKTVLFVGTKRQAQDAIAEEATRCGMFYINQRWLGGLLTNWVTVQKSVKRLKELDDMATDGRYELLPKKEVIKLERERKHLQANLAGIKNMNRLPDAVFVIDSNKEQIAVREARKLGIPVVAVVDTNCDPSEVDYVIPGNDDALRAIRLFASKVAESIVEGAQAATDKQGAEIAEAAAAAQPAQAPAAEGEAAAAEGGEDVNMAEVLGGNVRKSPAAAAEAEEPEARHAETH